The following proteins are co-located in the Theropithecus gelada isolate Dixy chromosome 19, Tgel_1.0, whole genome shotgun sequence genome:
- the LOC112613222 gene encoding olfactory receptor 7D4: MEAENLTELSEFLLLELSDDPQLQPVLFGLFLSMYLVTVLGNLLIILAVSSDSHLHTPMYFFLSNLSFVDICFISTTVPKMLVNIQAQSKHISYVGCLTQVYFLMMFAGMDNFLLVMMAYDRFVAICHPLHYTVIMNPCLCGLLVLASWFIIFWVSLVHLLLMKRLAFSTGTEIPHFFCELAQVLKVARSNTLLNNIVLYVATALLGVFPVAGILISYFQIVSSLMRMSSTEGKYKAFSTCGSHLCVVSLFYGTGLGVYLSSAVTHSSQSSSMASVMYTMVTPMLNPFIYSLRNKDVKGALGRLLSRAASCP; this comes from the coding sequence ATGGAAGCAGAAAACCTTACAGAATTATCAGAATTTCTCCTCCTGGAACTCTCAGATGATCCTCAACTGCAGCCCGTCCTCTTTGGGCTGTTCCTGTCCATGTACCTGGTCACGGTGCTGGGGAACCTGCTCATCATCCTGGCCGTCAGCTCTGACTCCCACCTCCACACccccatgtacttcttcctcTCCAACCTGTCCTTTGTCGACATCTGTTTCATCTCCACCACAGTCCCCAAGATGCTGGTGAATATCCAGGCACAAAGCAAACACATCTCCTACGTGGGGTGCCTCACTCAGGTGTATTTTTTAATGATGTTTGCTGGAATGGATAATTTCCTACTGGTCATGATGGCCTATGACCGGTTTGTGGCCATCTGCCACCCCCTGCACTACACGGTCATCATGAACCCCTGCCTCTGTGGTCTCCTGGTTCTAGCATCTTGGTTCATCATTTTCTGGGTCTCCCTGGTTCATCTTCTACTGATGAAGAGGTTGGCCTTCTCCACAGGCACTGAGATTCCCCATTTCTTCTGTGAACTGGCTCAGGTCCTCAAGGTGGCCCGCTCTAACACCCTCCTCAATAACATTGTCTTGTATGTGGCCACGGCACTGCTGGGTGTGTTTCCTGTAGCTGGGATCCTCATCTCCTACTTTCAGATCGTCTCCTCCTTAATGAGGATGTCCTCCACCGAGGGCAAGTACAAAGCCTTTTCCACCTGTGGGTCTCACCTCTGTGTGGTCTCCTTGTTCTATGGAACAGGACTTGGGGTCTATCTCAGTTCTGCTGTGACCCATTCTTCCCAGAGCAGCTCCATGGCCTCAGTGATGTATACCATGGTCACCCCCATGCTGAACCCCTTCATCTATAGCCTGAGGAACAAGGATGTGAAGGGGGCCCTGGGGAGACTCCTCAGCAGGGCAGCCTCTTGTCCATGA